A single region of the Brassica rapa cultivar Chiifu-401-42 chromosome A03, CAAS_Brap_v3.01, whole genome shotgun sequence genome encodes:
- the LOC103858260 gene encoding transcription termination factor MTERF8, chloroplastic, translating into MEPATQSLTQTHTHMAVAAQGSSFVKLFLTKPSFPTTTTTTTTNLSLPPTNRRPLFVFSPPQAQLSSPKKNPKDEQQRLSFTISYLVDSCGLSPDHATIAARKLSLDSPDRPNTVLNLLRDHGFSTSQISSLVKKRPVLLLANAESVLLPKLRFFLSIGVSKSLLARTLASDPTILTRSLLNQLIPSYNFLKSVLDADDKIVASLRRTTWIFLEDHTKNLVPNINHMSETGVPGKCIQLLLTHFPEAVMQKSHEFREITKQAKEMGFNPQKTTFVLAIHALSGKGNRSIWDKCFEVYQRWGWSEEDIMCAFKKHPHCMMLSERKINRTMEFLVEEMKMAPRSIAGCPVVLFFSLDKRIIPRCSVVKVLASKGMVKEDWSLTSLLVPVEKVFLEKLVIKYEEELPELMDVYRGYTTKLKL; encoded by the coding sequence ATGGAGCCAGCAACCCAGTCTctcacacagacacacacacacatggcCGTTGCGGCTCAAGGCAGTTCCTTTGTGAAGCTCTTCCTCACGAAACCATCGTTTCCCACTAcaactacaacaacaacaacaaacttgTCCCTACCCCCTACGAATCGGAGACCGCTCTTCGTCTTCTCTCCTCCCCAAGCTCAGCTTTCTTCTCCCAAGAAAAACCCTAAAGACGAACAGCAGAGACTCTCCTTCACCATTTCCTATCTTGTCGACTCCTGTGGATTATCTCCCGACCACGCAACCATCGCCGCTCGGAAGCTCTCGCTAGATTCTCCGGACCGCCCCAACACGGTTCTCAACCTTCTCCGTGACCATGGTTTCTCCACCTCCCAGATCTCCAGCCTCGTCAAGAAACGCCCCGTTCTGCTTCTAGCCAATGCCGAGTCCGTGCTCCTCCCCAAGCTCCGATTCTTCCTCTCCATCGGCGTCTCCAAATCCTTGCTCGCTCGAACGCTTGCCTCTGATCCCACCATTCTGACCAGAAGCCTCCTCAACCAGCTCATCCCTTCCTACAACTTCCTCAAGAGCGTCCTCGACGCCGACGACAAGATCGTGGCCTCCCTTCGCAGGACGACGTGGATCTTCCTCGAGGACCACACCAAGAACCTCGTCCCCAACATCAACCACATGTCGGAGACGGGGGTCCCTGGGAAATGCATTCAGCTCCTCCTCACGCATTTTCCCGAAGCAGTGATGCAGAAGAGCCACGAGTTCCGGGAAATCACCAAGCAAGCTAAGGAGATGGGATTCAATCCCCAGAAGACAACGTTTGTGCTGGCCATCCACGCTCTCTCAGGGAAAGGCAACAGATCGATATGGGACAAGTGTTTCGAGGTGTACCAGAGGTGGGGGTGGTCGGAAGAGGACATCATGTGCGCGTTCAAGAAGCACCCGCACTGTATGATGCTGTCGGAGAGGAAGATAAACAGGACGATGGAGTTTCTTGTGGAGGAGATGAAAATGGCGCCTAGGTCGATCGCAGGGTGCCCCGTGGTGCTGTTTTTCAGCCTGGATAAGAGGATTATACCAAGATGCTCGGTGGTAAAGGTGTTGGCATCCAAGGGGATGGTGAAGGAGGACTGGAGCTTGACGTCGTTGTTGGTTCCGGTGGAGAAAGTGTTCTTGGAGAAGCTGGTGATCAAGTACGAGGAGGAGTTGCCTGAGTTGATGGATGTGTATAGAGGATACaccaccaaactcaaactctga
- the LOC103858261 gene encoding zinc finger CCCH domain-containing protein 32, with protein sequence MDMYGRTPPSQSAHGNAADTGLEESMWRLGLGGETYPERPAAPDCPYYMRTGVCGYGSRCRYNHPPDRATVEATVRATGQYPERIGEPPCQFYLKTGTCKFGASCKFNHPRNAGGSMSHVPLNIYGYPVREGGEKECSYYLKTGLCKFGITCKFHHPQPAPAPAATPPPPASAPQFYPSLQQQQQSLIPGAPSSSLRVARTLLPGSYMQGAYGPMLLSPGVLPMQGWSPYSAPVSPALSPGATSLYGVPHLSSTTPSLPGVYPSLPSPTHSFPERPGELECQYYLKTGDCKFGTSCKFHHPRHRVPPSANCNLSPIGLPLRPGVQGCTFYIQNGFCKFGSTCKFDHPTGYNASSSSLPDAPVSTLLGAPSSTGLLSGAARSTSNISAGLIFSQSGGSIPFSDLQLSSQTSLPLTGSRITRHGREIRRSF encoded by the exons ATGGACATGTATGGACGCACTCCGCCCTCCCAATCTGCACATGGAAATGCTGCTGACACAGGACTCGaag AATCGATGTGGCGATTAGGGTTGGGTGGAGAGACGTACCCAGAGAGACCAGCTGCCCCTGACTGTCCTTACTACATGCGTACTGGTGTCTGTGGTTACGGTTCTCGATGCCGTTACAATCATCCTCCCGATCGTGCCACG GTTGAAGCAACGGTTAGAGCTACAGGGCAGTATCCAGAACGCATTGGTGAACCCCCATGTCAG TTTTATTTGAAAACTGGAACGTGTAAATTTGGGGCGTCATGCAAATTCAACCATCCAAGGAATGCTGGTGGATCCATGAGCCACGTTCCTCTCAATATCTATGGATACCCTGTACGAGAG GGTGGTGAGAAAGAATGCTCCTACTATTTGAAAACGGGGCTGTGCAAATTTGGTATAACCTGTAAATTTCATCATCCTCAGCCTGCTCCTGCTCCTGCTGCAACACCACCGCCACCTGCATCTGCACCTCAGTTTTATCCATCgttgcagcagcagcagcagtcACTTATCCCCGGAGCTCCATCCTCTAGCTTGAGAGTTGCCAGAACTCTTCTTCCTGGTTCTTATATGCAAGGCGCCTATGGTCCTATGCTATTATCCCCAGGAGTCCTTCCTATGCAAGGCTGGAGTCCTTACTCG GCACCTGTGAGCCCTGCTCTATCTCCTGGGGCAACTTCTTTATACGGAGTTCCACACCTCTCTTCCACCACTCCTTCCCTTCCCGGGGTTTATCCATCTCTTCCCTCTCCTACACATAGCTTTCCAGAGAGACCCGGTGAGTTAGAGTGCCAGTACTATCTGAAAACAGGAGATTGTAAATTTGGAACATCTTGCAAGTTCCATCATCCTCGACATCGGGTTCCACCAAGTGCTAACTGTAACCTCAGCCCCATTGGTCTTCCTCTACGCCCG GGTGTGCAAGGCTGCACTTTCTACATACAAAACGGTTTCTGCAAGTTTGGATCAACATGTAAATTTGATCATCCAACGGGATACAATGCTTCTTCGTCCTCGCTCCCTGATGCACCGGTGAGCACTCTCTTGGGTGCTCCTTCCTCGACTGGGCTCTTATCTGGGGCTGCAAGAAGCACATCTAACATCTCAGCAGGTTTGATTTTCTCCCAGAGCGGCGGCTCAATTCCCTTCTCTGACCTACAACTCTCGAGCCAGACCTCTCTTCCTCTAACTGGTAGCAGAATCACAAGACATGGCCGAGAAATCCGTCGATCCTTTTGA